The Lacerta agilis isolate rLacAgi1 chromosome 16, rLacAgi1.pri, whole genome shotgun sequence genomic sequence ttacataaatggacttttccacaatattctaatttttcgagtttcagctgTATTTCTGTGGCTTTTAGACATCAAGACCTATGAGCCTATGCCTGCAACACTCTGTAGCGTAACTCTGCAAAATGCAAGACCACCAGCACGATTAGCACTGTGGGGTGAAAAATGGGGACACACAttgaataaacaagcaaacacacaagACAATAATACTGTTGGAGACCTCCGAAGACAGAGACACACAGGATTTCTATGTATTTCTGCCTTTACATATCTGTTACAGAAAACATAGGCGTAACCACAGTAGAACACACCTGCCATGTGTTTTGAAGCTATACTAGAGGTGGAGACTATTACCTTGCACCCTTCTGGCAGCCACTGGAGCAGAAAGCCTTCGGGTAAGATCTCTCACATCGAACGCTGGCCACGAGCGCAAGAATCCTTGCTGCAGGAATAGGGCCTTGCGTTGCTCAAACTGCTTCCTCTGccaagaggaaaaaaagaagacaGGTTAATTATATATTTGCAGAATTCTACCAATctctcagggacgcgggtggcgctgtgggttaaaccacagagcctagggcttgccgatcggaaggttggcagttcagatccccgtgacagggtgagctcctgttgctcagtcccagctcctgccaacctagcagttcaaaagcacatcaaagtgcaagtagataaataagtaccgctcctgcgggaaggtaaacggcgtttctgtgtgctgctctggttcgccagaagcggcttagtcatgctggccacatgacccggtagctggatcccggctcccttggccagtaacgcgagatgagcgccgcaaccccagagtcgtccacgactggacctactggtcaggggtccctttacctttacctttaccaatctCTCAGCCATTCTGAGAGCACTCAGAACTTCTCCTTCCATGGCCCAAAGCTCAGTGAGATGATCAACTTGTGGTTGAGCTATACTGCTTAAGATTCTAGGAGCTCACAATAACCCTCTCTGTcatattcattcacacacacacacacacaccctccatacAAATAAATAGATGTTCAAGAGAAGGGTGCCAGCCCAGACTATGAGAAGGCAATTTGACTTTGTGTTTGTTCCTGGGGAAATAAAGAGACATTATAGATAAACTTGAGGGTGGGGGTTTAAGAAGGTGAATCTATCAGGGATAAGGAACCtttgggctctccagatgttgctgaactacaactcctatcattccagACCACTGACTGATGGGATTcagagcccaacaacatatggaaggcccaCATCTGCCCTACCCTGTTTCATCATTCTCAAGgaggcattgctgctgcttgttaAAAAGGTGGCAATTTGGCTTCAGGTCTTCTGGAAAGTAACTGCCTACCTCCCACCCCAGCCGAATGGCCGCTTCCGTGAAGTTTTTCCGCTCTACTTCAAATGCTTGCTTCTGCTCCTCAAACCTATTCTGTTCTTCTTGCAGCAACTGCTGTTCCTCCAAAAAGTAAGATCCCTTCAGGTGAGCTGGGAGCTCTGAACTGGAGGCAGCGGTCAATTGCTCCTGAAAGGAGGAGACATGTCACTTTGGgtgggaaatgaaatgaagaaacaaCGGATTTTTTCACTGTCATCCACCATTACGGGGCAACATCTTGTACCCAACCCCATGTTAGCCCTGCTGCCAATCTACCAATCCAAAATGTCAAGCACAAAGCGTTGGCCTTCTTTCTTATGAGCAGCGGGACAAATAGTTGCTTACAATTGGGGAGGGAAAACCACCCCCTCCCATCACAGAAATTTGGGCCAAATATGTGCAAAATATAGCATTTATGGAACGCTTAACTCACTTATTAGAGGGTGGCAAGAGGAATGCCAAAGAAAGATGGGTTTGACTCTCGATTTATATCATTTTTTAACAAGAGTACAGTAATCTCCCTTCCATGTGGACGACTGAATGCAAGACTTAACACCTGTACATATATTTGTCTTGGAAGACAACATGTTTggtaattggtttttttaaaaaaataattcagtaAAGTTTGTAAACAAATAAACGAGCCACCCTTTCCGATTACAGAGCTTTCCGCCAAGGGGAGTAGGAACAGGGCATGTCTCCATTACAAACTTGCATTGGTTCTGGCCCAGTTTTAACAGCCATGTGTTTCCTAGTAACTGAGTCCTGGAAACCACAGtttggtgctggtgctggtgctgggaaTTCTACGGTCAGAACTACGGTTCTCATGGTTCCTTGCAAGAAGGCAAGACTACCAACCAGTTTGTGGTGCTACAAGATTCAGCCAGTAGAGGGAACTAAAAGGCCAGCATAGAAGGGACGAAACTTCACAAGCACCTGCTGCTGATGGCGTGTGGGGTTCAGCCATATAAAGTCTGCAGACAGCAGCCTGTAAGTACAAGTCATAGACCTTCCTCCACTGGCCAGTTATTTGTGCACCAACTCAcagaaagaaccctgctcttCTGTCACACTTGCTGCAATTCCATGTGTACTCAGTCGCCtgtcctgctgaattcaatacTTTAGGATGAATTCCAGTTACCTtaaagcagtgttccccaaccttgggcctccagccgtttttggcctacaactcccatcatccctgaccaggcccgtcttagagggatcggctgccctggcgcagcgatccctcggcgcccccaacctgccgcctctccgcccgcctccctcccgcgctggccgcccctcgggagggggggtgggcgagcggggatgagaggcgtggcgttggagcgggcgcccgcgctccgctgggcggaggatgaggggcgggcggaggatgaggggcgggcgggtgggcgggcgctcgcgcaccggcgggagggcaggctgcaagccgacgggggggggcgggctgcaagccggcgccctcgcctcccagagccccagctggagggctggaaggtcgcgcaaagccccgcgccgctccagctggggctccgggaggcgagggcgggcggcttacagcccgcccgcccgccggcacgcgagtgcccgcctgcccgtgggggcggggcgggttggggagggggagcccggtatgccggtgggctcgcgggggcgcccctggggtgccctgcgccctggcgcgccgcgccaccggcctctatggatgagacggctctgtccctgaccactggccttgctagctagggattatgggagctgtagtccaaaaacagctggaggcccaaggttggggaacactgccttAGAGTACCTCCAACTTCCTCCTCCAAAAGGAGGTTCCCCCACTTCAGCCCAAGCAAACTTTCCAATGCTCTGAATGCAAATTCTCCCCCCTGCAGTGGACATTTGGCACCTGCTTGCCTAGATCTATCTTAGTTTGTGCAGCCAGAGCATCTGGGCAAGATAACTGCAGGTGTGGTGCCAGCCACATGCACACTCAAACCCTGACTATTGAGAGTGTCAATTTCAGAAGGTTGTGCTGGCCATGAGTATTGGCTGCTGTCCACAAGCTGTGTAACATCTCTGTATGCAACTGCAAGGAAGCACCCAGGAGTTTGGAGCTCAGCATGCTGTTGACACCACGCTCTATTTTTTCTTTCCACTTCATGGAAAAGCCCTAGAGGCAACAGTAGACTTCTTGTGGGCAATGTGAAGCTTAATCCAGACAGGACAGGGGTGTTCCTGGTTAGCAGAGCTGACTCAGAAGTGTGCAGCTGATTTTCGATGGGGTAGCTTTCCGCTTGAAAACAGATGTTCCCATTTGGAGGTTCTTCTGGACTTTGCTATCGCCTTAGATGCTTGTGTATCAGCACCAACTATGCCCATTCCTTGAGGCTGCACATTTGGCTAGGGTGACATGCGCTTAAATTGCATCCCATCTGGATTCCTGCAACAGGGGCCGCCTTTGAAGAACGTGCTTGGAAATTTCAACTCATTCCGAATATCGCAGCCAGTCTGTTGGCAAGATCTGCATATAGAAAGCGTGGCTTCTTCAAATACCTACGCTTGCAACATATGAACACAGTACTAAGCTACAAATCCTGGTTTATAAAACCATACTGTGCACAGGCTATGTGCTGGTGCATGCAGCTTAAGCCCTCCCACTTCGCACAACTGTCTAAACAAACCACAAAGGGGATGGCTTGGTGTTATGTCTGAACtcaggattgtggtttgtttcaatgcaacaaaccatggcttaaggCTGGCTAGCAATTAAACATTGCTAGGgcaaaacaaactacagtcctaGGTCTTCTTTCTGGTGTGTTTTCCAGCTTGCACCAAAGAAAGAGGGAAGTGAGAGTGACTGGGCTGCATGCATGATACAATTTAGTGAGCCAAGGGTGATGGCTGAGTTTTAGGGCTTAGCACTGTGTGTTTCAACTGCTACAGGTTTCCAAtgtttccaggcacagttcaaagtgctgggaTTGACTTTATGGCTTGGGGCCAGGATAACTGAAGGACTGCCTTCTCCAGCATGAACTGTCTCCCTACTGAGACCCACCTGCATGTCCCAAAGCACCCAAAGGACCAGGAAGAGGGTGCTCTCGGGAACGTGTCATTAGCGAGTTGAAGGCTCTGGCACAGCTTTAAACTGTAGTGAGTGGCACATCATCATCGATCAATCCACTGGGCACCGCTCCTTGTCCTTCTCAGCATATTTTTGCACAGTGCACACTTGTAGTTCACAAGAGCATCGTGCTTTGCAGCAATAACAAATACTGGGACGTTTATGTGTGTATTCTGCTCAAATGCACAAGGAACCCAGTTATTACTGGAGAGCCTCAGTTttcaagtttctagaccttatggggtttttttggaaGAGCTTTAAAACTGCGTGAGAAACGCCTAGAGTTACTGGATAAAGTTTCAGGTGGAGTGGGCTTGTTTTAATGCCAGGCAGGGCAAAGTGCTGAGTACAAATAGCCCTTCCTATGGCTGCCTAGAGTCTGATGTTCCACCTGCAGAGGGCAGGCAGGACAGCCTGGAAAAGAGCCAAAATTGACCAAATATTTCCTTTACCTGGAAACATTGTTGCTGCAAGGCAATCAGCACTCTGCTCTCCTCAATTTCTCCCTTTAGCTTCATGATTTCCTTCTCATGATCCGTCACACTGATTACAGGGTCTTGCCCACCTCCCTCAGATATGCAGGAACCAGCAGCATAGATAGCTGTGGAGGGAAAGATAAAGCAGGAATGTGACTTTATGGAGCCCAACATTTCAGCACTAGGAGGCTCAGAGAAGGAAGCTGCAAGAGAGACACAGATTTTGGAACATTCGAACTCAGGACTTCCAACGCATCGGCTTGCCTGGTTGGtccaaaaatgtaaaaaataatttcaagCTTCAAGCTGCATTTCAGGATCAGTATGGTTTGGTGAAGGGAGTTGAAAAGCTAGACTCcaaatgatagactttatggaacttgccaagctgacagcgagactgcgTGACCAGAAGGAAGgaacggtgcaggaagattgaaaaaaaatcaaaatttacttgaaaaaatattgtaatgtttaaatttgtGAAATCCCAGGGAAGTAATTAGAGGTTTCTGGTATAAAAATGGGGCATATTAtatgatttaaataaatgatttagGGAATTTATAATGGATAACAAATAAATATGATATGAATATTTGGTTAATATATGAATCTGTTAAAAGAAGAGtggaaatgaaacccagaaaggGGAGGTCAGGGGAAATCGCCCCAAGATGTTTTAGAAAAAATGTTAGGTATATATAAGATTCATTTATGTTGTGttagtttttgtatttgtattttgtatttgttttgtcttgtattttataaaataaaaatatttaaagaagaaaaccTAGACTCCACTGCAAGACGGGAATAAACAgtgatctacctcacagggttgttgtaaagttTTTAAAGTACcttgtgtatttttaaagctgaaaacGGGATCAGTTTGTTATTGTAtgcaatatttttaaagataacAGTGTACATACAAACACACCCTTCCAGGTGGTGTAAGTGTCTTAAGGCAATCTGATAGGTTCACCTGTTGCGTTCCTAACATACCATGCCTTTGCTTTATATAAACATCCCTGCTAAGGAAGGCTGCATTCTAGGGGGAACAATGCACCAAGTTTTGATATAAGCAAGTGCCTTTGTTGCCAGTCAACTTTCTTGAGCAAAAGGCATTATAGCAGGATTATGGCtcttgttgcttttgaattagcTCCAGCCAGAATCAAAGCtgaacaaaacactacaaaaaagtGTCAGCCAGACCACCTTCGTTGGTTCTTTTTGAGCTGATGACGACTTCTGGCTTTTCAGTTCAGGCAAAAGGGGTCTTGCCAAGTAGCCAAGCTTTcgttctgctttgcatgcaaagttccatgctgtgtttgactgctcctaaGGTCTTGCACACGTCACCCCTGAACTGAACAACGTTAAGAACCAACATCCAGCGAACATAAGAACCAGGTGAGACATGCAATAAAATGTTGTCGTCTGGATTTCAGGCAGCTTCTCTCCCCACAACCATCATGGAAGCAAAAAGACCCTGCCCTGTTGTATTCCCAGCATTTGACATACAGAGAAGTTGCTGTACACAgaggaaccatagaatcatagagttggaagagaccccaagggccatccagtccaaccccctgccaagcaggaaacaccatcaaagcattcctgacagatggctgtcaagcctccgcttaaagacctccaaagaaggagactccaccacactccttggcagcaaattccactgtcggacagctcttactgtcaggaagttcttcctaatgtttaggtggaatcttctttcttgtagtttgaatccattgccccgtgtccacttctctggagcagcagaaaacaacctttctccctcctctatatgacatcctttgatatatttgaacatggctatcatatcaccccttaaccttctcttctccaggctaaacatacccagctccctaagccgttcctcataaggcatcatttccaagccttggaccattttggttgccctcctctggacacgttccagcttgtcagtatccttcttgaactgtggtgcccagaactggacacagtattccaggtgaggtctgaccagagcggaatacaatggtactattacttcccttgatctcgatgctatactcctattgatgcagcccagaattgcgttggcttttttagctgctgcatcacactgttgaccatTATAGTTGCTATCTTCCAGGAATGTGTGCAATCCTTTTTGGAAACTCATccgatcatagctgtcaacttttcccttttcttgcgaggaattctatttggaataagggaatttcccttaaaaaaaggaaaaagttgacagctatgcatccgaTCTATGTTCgcgaccagtgccggatttacgtataagctaaacaagctatagctgagggccccgctctcttgggggcccccccaaaaaaaaattaatggaaaaaacatttccaaaatataagataaattcaacaattactttgataaaatacatattttgttatgtgcaaatgactttagatacctacAGAAGAGGGATGCAACAAGCCTGGCCTGTATATAAATATCAGAAGGACTTATGGATCAACACTTTGGAAAAGATGAAAAGAGAACAGTAGATTGATACGACTGAATTAAGGGCCAAAGATTTTGGGAGGGTTGGAGTGGGCTGTGGCTTTTGGGTTCGGGAATTTGTGAGGGTGGGAGTGGGTTAAAAAGGATATGTTTTCTGTTACATTTTTTGTCTACATTGGTTAAGATGATGGGATCTGGATACTGGCTTAAAGGGGAATATGTGAAGAATTATTAGCTTAAAATTTCGAGACCGGAGGGTAGGAAGGGTGTAGAAAAAAAGATTAAATTTAAGTGAGTAAATTTAGTTTAATTAGGAAAATTGGCAGGGTTTAGGAAAGGTTCAGAAGTGCCTAGGAGGCGAggtttggtaaaaaaaaatatataaggatTTAAGTATGATGTTAATTGATTTTGTGTAATAAGATAAAGGTAAAATTTTAATAGGTGTGTAAAATAGATTTGATTATGAAATTGGAAAACTGCAAAGAGGATAGACAATGAATTCAATAGGGGGGATTCGGGGAAGTCAATCGACAATGAAATTAAGGAAAAGATGAATGTTTGGCCTAGGGAAATAGGCCAGACTTAAGCAATGACTTTTTTTGGTACGTTAAATATGTTAAATTTTGAAAACGTTTAATGTTTTCACCTGTATGAGAGGGGAGTGGAAATTTGCTCcccccagtgaggggggggggaaggatgaatAAATTTAACAattatgtaatgtgcttaaaactgtaaaaaccaataattttttgattaaaataataataataatagataccTATTAGGACCATAAATgagcatatagcatatattcaacacaaaaaaaccagcaacaatttgttgttgacaaaggacagctggtcatataaagggctccattaccttcagtagcttagggcctcatcaaatctaaatccggccctgcctgtgGACCAGATCTGTCTCCCATTTCATTACCTTGGAGccatcattttgctgcctgatgcagTTTTTGCTCCGCTTGTGGTAGAGTGTACCTGTTCCTATTCACAAACCAAAGGGGTGCTCTTGCATTGCTAGTTTCAATGGGGGCTGCTAAGGAGAACGGACTGGGAGCTTGTGCCCCATGTTAATTAGCAACCCGGCCCCGTTCGCGACCATCACCGGTGCCTCTTTCCCCAGGGAATTTCCAGGGTAAGAATAACGTGATATGGGAGCCAAAAATCAATGGAAAGAACTTGCAGCTTCCAAAACCATACCTTGACCCCCAAGGGTCTTGAGGCTGCTCTTCAGCCTGCCCCACTGCTCCTGGAAGGCCTTGTATGGGCAGCTTAGCTCTGcaccctggagaagagaaagcagcagctgAGCACCAGAGAAGTCGGGGGACTAGCCGTCAGAGGACTGTGGatcaccctcccatcaaatgtcaaggagataagtagatATACAACCttcaaaagacatctgaaggcagccctgtatagggaagtctctaatgtttaatgttctattacAATTTtgtattatgttggaagccacccagagtggctggggcaacccagtacaaataataaacttattattattattattattattattattattattattattattatcattaagtggcggcggcagctgctgccagccagcagcCCCACAAAACTCTTACCCGGGTGGTGTCAGTCCCCAACAGCTGTTCCACATCTTGGCCCACTTGGGCCAGCAGCTGCTTCAGCTGGGCATTCTCCAAAGCCAGGGCCTGCTCCCGCCGTTCCTGCTTGGCTAGCTGGGTGCGGTAgagctcttcctccttcctgccaGAAAGGGGAATGAAGAAATACAGGAAGATGGATACTGCCTTCCAAAGCCTAAACCATGCCCAGGACtaccaccaaccccccccccccccgtgatctTCAACAGCTATCCACCACCTCTTGTTAGCCCATCCTTGGATTTAAGAATTCACCTTGCAGCCAGGaattccatgcaggcaagcaagcaggcggggagggagggtgagGAAGGAAAGCCTCTTCCTCCATGACCCCCCACAAAAATGTGATGTGGAGCAGGCATATTTAGCCTACAtgacctccaaatgttgctgaaataAAGCTCCCATCATTATTGACCATGAGCCCCGGTAGCTGAGGTTGATGGGcattgaagtccagcaacagctagagggccacaggttccccattcctgatgtagAAAGGCCTGGGGTTCAATACCCAAAAGCTGTAGGTAGTGATGAGATAGGGAaaatctcctgcctgaaaccctataGAGTCACCAGCAGTCAATGCAGacagaactgagctagatggaccaaaggctGACTTGGtagataactaaataaataactatGTTCCTTTGATCCGATCAGGTAAATCAGCTACCTTCAACCTTCTCAGACCCATTGCCCACtattaacccaaacatgcatttggggacccatttcttaatattCTACCTTATGTTTGCACGGTGGTAGTGCTTCTGTTGAAATGTCGTTCAGCCCAgccactgaggtccacctctgagggccttctggtggctccctcactgtgagaagtgaagttacagggaaccaggcacagggccttctcggtagtggcgcccaccctatggaacgccctcccgtcagatgtcaaggagataaaaaaaaactatttgacttttagaagacatctgaaggcagccctgttcagggaagcttttaatggccaatgctttattgtgttgttaatattttgttgggtgccgcccagagtggctggggcaacccaggaagatgggtagcatataaatattaatattatttcagtggtacctcggttttcaaacgtaatccattccagaagaccgttcgaatTCCgaagcgttcaaaaaccgaaaactcaatagccgacagctaggcctcagaatcttgcactcagcggaagccacgtggcatgttcaacttccgaggcatgttcaaaaaccgaagcatttacttccaggtttatggcattcaaaaaatgaaatgtttgtcaatggagacgttTGAAAATCAAAGTACcatggtattattattactacccaCCTTGCATAAGGCTGTGACCCACTAATAAGTCCTGACACACCAGTGGGAGATCAGTGCGCTAGATTAGCCAATCCATTTCTGTGTGCAGCTAGTTCTTTCAAATGCTTCTTAAACCCCCTGGGTCCAGTACCACCTTCCTTGACAGACAGGTGCCTGTGACTCACCTGCCAAGAGTTTTCCCGGTTTTCCACGTTGCTCTCTTCCCATCAGCCCGGGGCAGGGTGTTGAGGACTTCAATTGCTAGAGACAGCAAGACTAGCCTGAGTAGGAGATCGATATAAACACCAGGTCTCtttccttgcccccacccccaggacagaACTTCCCTTCCCCAGACCCCGCAGCCAGATTCTTGGAGCTGAATCTAAATTGTGCTGGAGCAAGCGGTATAcggagtcctgcattgcagggggtgggcctAGCCgaccctcggggtcctttccagctctacaattctatgattccatacgCTAACTTCTCCATTATTCGAGTTGCAAAAGGAATTTTTCAACACACCCAAATGAAGTTCTCCTGCCTCGAACTTCCACACTCCTCCGCCTTGCTCCCTTGCCCACTTACTTCCTCTCTTGTCTTTCTTGTCAGTCACCAGCTGGCTCATCTTCTCCTTGAGTCGAAGTAGCTCTTGctcctttcttttcatttcatggCTGTGCTGGTTCTTCTGGTTGGCCAGTGCATTCAGAAGCTTGGAGATCTTTTCAGACAAATGTGAACTGCTATCAGCTAGAGACCCACCACAACTCCCTTCATCTGACCACATTAAAAGGTCTGTGTTCTCAAGAAGTGTACCCAGGAAGCAATCCCAAAGTCTATCCAGTCTTTCCCCTCCAATATACCACACCTGGTCAACATGTATTGCCTTTTATTCTATTCGCTCTCGCATGCATACATGTGCAGGAGTTGCTGAATTGGCCACAGCAGCTGCTTGCTTAGCGGGGTAACGCTGGCactgttttaaaaatgtgtgctttaACATCATCAGCCACAAACCCATTGGGTGGAAAGAAGAGGTGGCAATGAAATATAAATGGGGTTGAAAAAAATCTTaagagtggtattcaactaagttttactcagactaGAGTATTCAACTAAGTAGACCCAACCagggcttccctctccccaccaaaaTTGGGTTGTAGGGTTCGGAGAGCCCCTGAAACCATGTGTAGCAGGAGGAGAGGGCGAAGTGTTccaccaggcaagcagaaatgtgtgCACTGACTGTGTGATCTGCTTAGCCCTATGTTGAACCCCTCCTGTagaaattaatggatgtgacCTAATGGTACCAATTATTTTGATTGGCAAAGCAGAGGAGATGGACAGAACCATCTAGGAATTCTCTCAGTCATTGGGAATGTATGACTGAAGACTGTTGGTGACAGGAGAAAGACTggactattattactatttattattattattattattattattattatttgaatttatataccaccctatacccaggggtatcagggcagttcacagaataaaatcaagatataaaaccacaaaatacagtggtacctctggttacatacttaattcgttccggaggtccgttcttaacctgaaactgttcttaacctgaagcaccactttagctaatgggacctcctgctgccactgcgccgccagagcatgatttctgttcttatcctgaagcaaagttcttaacctgaagcattatttctgggttagcggagtaggtaacctgaagcatatgtaacccgaggtaccactgtatgtgaggaaaataaaaacaacccaatagcccccccaaaaaaacccacattttaaaagggcataggatgtaaatcagatcaatcaaaggcctggttaaaaaggaacgttttgcctggcgcctaaaggtgtataatgaaggcgccaggcgaacttccctggggagagcataccACAGacagagagccactgcagagaaggcccctttctcatgttgccaccctccagacctctcgaggaggaggcatcataagatgatctcagggtccggctaggttcatatggaaagaggtgttcCTTGacgtattgcggtcctgagccgtttatgGCTTTGGAGAACCTTGGAAAGGCTATATCCAATTTtgaccaacagaggaacctccaCTGGGGTTTATTATGTCCAAATTGCATTATTGTGATGCTCTTTTAAGCTGGTCTCCTCTGTtcccaagggacgc encodes the following:
- the LOC117061226 gene encoding afadin- and alpha-actinin-binding protein A-like encodes the protein MEASAAPDTPGEQLFTDTQFFASSYASEMGLFSGDGCNPACYPDSGELLGGLGGLGDVVCWSDNVDHCISYLNKELVVLGLPALYKDDGFGDGAEHGFDLLALVNSSCRLLNLYQSVSAKLGDLEAEERRRAGELDYLRSRHGKLKDQVEACEQEIAAVQSKEQQLQSKNKQLNSMLKGEKDEISKLLNALANQKNQHSHEMKRKEQELLRLKEKMSQLVTDKKDKRGTIEVLNTLPRADGKRATWKTGKTLGRKEEELYRTQLAKQERREQALALENAQLKQLLAQVGQDVEQLLGTDTTRGAELSCPYKAFQEQWGRLKSSLKTLGGQAIYAAGSCISEGGGQDPVISVTDHEKEIMKLKGEIEESRVLIALQQQCFQEQLTAASSSELPAHLKGSYFLEEQQLLQEEQNRFEEQKQAFEVERKNFTEAAIRLGWERKQFEQRKALFLQQGFLRSWPAFDVRDLTRRLSAPVAARRVQDEHLFKQRTWNKPICTPYPKVMITPCCSPVQVLRRKHLASNPTSPTMCRQQLHLPDDWPASPPQLWQSKGSCQDTACQTEMSVKDELQGDLLERFLDSFL